The following proteins come from a genomic window of Mariniflexile sp. TRM1-10:
- the lipB gene encoding lipoyl(octanoyl) transferase LipB produces the protein MNKTIEIQDLGLKDYKQTWDYQEQLFKSIVDAKIKNRRDNTAIETKNHFLFVEHPHVYTLGKSGDLSNLLLNEQQLTQKGASFYKINRGGDITYHGPGQIVGYPILDLENFFTDIHKYLRFLEEMIILTLAEYGLKAERSDGETGVWLDVGTPFARKICAMGVRASRWVTMHGFALNVNANLGYFDNIIPCGIRGKAVTSLNVELGVDKVDETDVKEKLLKHFSVLFEAELV, from the coding sequence TTGAATAAAACCATTGAAATACAAGATTTAGGACTTAAAGATTATAAACAAACTTGGGACTACCAAGAGCAACTGTTTAAAAGCATTGTAGACGCTAAAATTAAAAATAGGCGTGACAATACGGCTATCGAAACCAAAAATCACTTTTTGTTTGTAGAGCATCCGCACGTGTATACTTTGGGTAAAAGTGGCGATTTGTCTAACCTGCTTTTAAACGAACAGCAACTTACGCAAAAAGGGGCTTCCTTTTATAAAATAAACCGTGGTGGTGATATTACCTATCACGGTCCTGGGCAAATTGTTGGTTATCCTATTTTAGATTTAGAGAATTTTTTTACTGATATTCATAAATACCTGCGTTTTTTAGAAGAAATGATTATTTTAACGCTTGCCGAATATGGATTAAAAGCCGAAAGAAGCGATGGTGAAACAGGTGTTTGGCTAGATGTAGGCACCCCGTTTGCACGCAAAATTTGCGCTATGGGTGTGCGTGCCAGCCGTTGGGTAACTATGCATGGCTTTGCATTGAATGTGAATGCCAATTTGGGATATTTTGATAACATTATACCCTGTGGCATTCGTGGTAAAGCTGTAACTTCCTTAAATGTAGAACTTGGTGTTGATAAAGTTGATGAAACAGATGTTAAAGAAAAACTGTTAAAACATTTTAGTGTACTTTTTGAAGCGGAGCTTGTTTGA
- a CDS encoding YqaE/Pmp3 family membrane protein, which yields MSFWRVILSIICPPLAVIDKGCGSIFIVFLLWICGWVPGVIAALVILNNPKN from the coding sequence ATGAGTTTCTGGAGAGTTATACTGTCTATTATTTGTCCGCCCTTAGCAGTTATCGATAAAGGCTGCGGTTCCATATTTATTGTGTTCCTATTATGGATTTGTGGATGGGTTCCTGGTGTTATTGCAGCCTTGGTTATTCTTAATAATCCAAAAAATTAA
- the lysS gene encoding lysine--tRNA ligase gives MSHLSEQELVRREKLAKLRELGINPYPADLYPVSHTSKQIKDHFEDGKKVVIAGRLMMIKVQGKASFADLQDADGKIQVYFNRDEICPGDDKEKYNEVFKKLLDFGDFVGIEGELFTTKVGEKSVRVKDFTLLSKALKPLPLPKEKDGVVYDAFTDPEQRYRQRYADLVVNPQVKNVFVKRTKLFNAMRQFFNDAGYFEVETPVLQPIPGGAAARPFVTHHNALDIPLYMRIANELYLKRLIVGGFDGVYEFSKNFRNEGMDRTHNPEFTAMEIYVAYKDYNWMMDFCERLLEHCAIAVNGTTKATFGKHEIDFKAPYARVTMADSIKQFTGFDITGKTEDDIRTAAKSMGVEVDDTMGKGKLIDEIFGEKCEGNYIQPTYIIDYPKEMSPLCKEHRENPELTERFELMVCGKEIANAYSELNDPLDQRERFEHQLELSKKGDDEATGTIDYDFLRALEYGMPPTSGMGIGMDRLIMFLTNNQSIQEVLFFPQMRPEKKAVELSDAEKTIFGILKSKKSIALIELKSQSGLSNKAWDKAIKALTKHQLANVIKTDETLVVEYIS, from the coding sequence ATGTCGCATTTATCAGAGCAAGAGCTTGTACGAAGAGAAAAATTAGCAAAATTACGCGAATTAGGCATTAACCCCTATCCTGCCGATTTATACCCAGTATCCCATACTTCAAAACAAATTAAAGATCATTTTGAAGATGGTAAAAAGGTAGTTATTGCTGGCCGTTTGATGATGATTAAGGTACAAGGAAAAGCAAGTTTTGCCGATTTACAAGATGCCGACGGAAAGATACAAGTGTATTTTAACCGTGATGAAATTTGCCCTGGCGATGATAAAGAAAAATACAACGAAGTTTTTAAAAAACTTTTGGATTTTGGTGATTTCGTTGGTATTGAAGGTGAATTGTTCACAACTAAAGTTGGTGAAAAAAGTGTACGTGTAAAAGACTTTACCCTATTAAGTAAAGCCTTAAAACCGTTACCACTACCTAAAGAAAAAGACGGTGTAGTTTATGATGCTTTTACCGATCCCGAGCAACGTTACAGACAACGTTATGCCGATTTGGTGGTTAACCCACAGGTGAAAAACGTATTTGTAAAACGCACCAAATTATTCAATGCTATGCGTCAATTTTTTAATGATGCCGGGTATTTTGAAGTAGAAACTCCTGTTTTACAACCTATTCCAGGTGGTGCCGCAGCACGTCCGTTTGTAACACACCATAATGCTTTAGATATTCCGTTATATATGCGAATTGCTAACGAATTATACTTAAAACGCTTGATTGTTGGTGGTTTTGATGGTGTTTACGAGTTTTCTAAAAACTTTAGAAACGAAGGGATGGACCGAACCCACAACCCCGAGTTTACCGCTATGGAAATTTATGTAGCTTATAAAGATTACAACTGGATGATGGATTTTTGCGAACGCCTACTTGAGCATTGCGCTATCGCAGTAAATGGCACAACAAAAGCTACTTTTGGCAAACATGAAATAGATTTTAAAGCGCCTTATGCCCGAGTAACCATGGCAGATTCCATAAAACAGTTTACAGGCTTTGATATTACCGGAAAAACTGAAGACGATATCAGAACTGCCGCAAAAAGCATGGGTGTTGAAGTGGACGACACCATGGGTAAAGGCAAATTAATTGATGAAATTTTTGGGGAAAAATGCGAGGGCAACTACATACAGCCTACTTACATTATAGACTACCCAAAAGAGATGAGTCCGTTATGTAAAGAACATAGAGAAAATCCGGAATTAACTGAGCGTTTCGAACTAATGGTTTGTGGCAAAGAAATTGCCAATGCGTATTCCGAACTTAACGACCCCCTAGACCAACGCGAACGTTTCGAGCATCAATTAGAGCTTTCTAAAAAAGGTGACGACGAAGCTACAGGAACTATAGATTACGACTTTTTACGTGCTTTAGAATACGGTATGCCTCCAACATCGGGTATGGGCATTGGTATGGATAGACTCATTATGTTTTTAACAAACAACCAATCGATACAAGAGGTATTGTTCTTTCCGCAAATGCGTCCAGAAAAAAAGGCTGTGGAGCTAAGCGATGCTGAAAAAACCATATTTGGAATTTTAAAAAGCAAAAAAAGCATAGCGTTGATCGAATTAAAATCACAATCCGGTTTAAGCAACAAAGCATGGGACAAAGCCATTAAAGCTTTAACTAAACACCAATTAGCTAACGTTATTAAAACAGATGAAACATTAGTTGTTGAATATATTTCTTAA